CTATTACACGCTCCCCGCAGGAGATACGCAAGAAATGGTGAGCTTCATCACCATTCGGTTTTTAGAAGCAGGCTGTGATGAGCTGGCACGCTTGGCAGCGTTGCATGAGTTGAGCGATGCCGTCACTCTGACTTGCGGTGCCCACGTCACTTGGGAAAGTAGAGAGTCGGTTTCGGGTCGTAAGAAGTCTAAAGGCTCAACGCTGTTTGGTGCTGCGGGCAATATCTTGTATCGCGATCGCGGTTTCGCAACAGTCAAACCTGTCACAGCGGAATATCACTTCTCGACTCCCCAAACCCTTTGCCTCAAGACCGAATACGATGGTTCAATGTTTGAGGAAGAAATAAAGTTGGTAGGTGACAGCTACCGTACTCGCCAAACCATCATTTCCCGTGCGGGTGAACAGCAAATGATCGGTCAGTATTTGGAAAAACGTATTTAGCATGTTTAGTAGCGATCGCTAAAAATCCGTCTGTCTAGAGAGAGATATCCGTAAGGGTATCTCTTTTGGCATAGGAGTAAATTTGGTTTATGGGGTTAACATTTGTTTAATCACAGATTAATCATAGATTAAGCCATTTTCTGTTGTGCTAGCAGAAGTCTCTATCGGTGGCTACTCCTACGTTTTTGTAATAATTTCATAGCCCATGATCACAATTTCCCCTAAACGAGTTGCCGCTTGGTTGACTCTAATTGTTGTTGCACTTGTTCTTGCGAACTCGGCTGTATATTTTTCTGCTTACGTTTTAGGTCATGGCCGACTGTTCGGAATTGCTAGACTCTTTAATCTTGATTATGAACGCAATATTCCTAGTTGGTATGCTTCTA
This region of Trichocoleus desertorum NBK24 genomic DNA includes:
- a CDS encoding phycobiliprotein lyase, translated to MAPLLQVAKTTEESLIAEFFRKSEGQWRSERRYYTLPAGDTQEMVSFITIRFLEAGCDELARLAALHELSDAVTLTCGAHVTWESRESVSGRKKSKGSTLFGAAGNILYRDRGFATVKPVTAEYHFSTPQTLCLKTEYDGSMFEEEIKLVGDSYRTRQTIISRAGEQQMIGQYLEKRI